One Mycteria americana isolate JAX WOST 10 ecotype Jacksonville Zoo and Gardens chromosome 7, USCA_MyAme_1.0, whole genome shotgun sequence genomic window, AAATTGGGGAGTTTGCGGGGGGGagtgcttttattttccaggtaAAGGAAAGTTCCCTGGGATGGCAGAAGGCAACGCTGGAGTCTGCTGTCTGTGTTTCACCTATCTTTGCTCTTCTTTGCAGGTTACATATTTGGGTAAGGTTTCCACAACAGGGATGCAATTTTTGTCAGGCTGCACAGAGAAACCAGTCATTGAATTATGGAAGAAGCACACACTCGCCAGGGAGGATGTTTACCCAGCTAACGCCCTTCTGGAAATTCGCCCTTTCCAAGTCTGGCTGCATCATCTGGACCTCAAAGGCGAGGCGACAGTCCACATGGATACCTTTCAGGTAGCACGTATAGCCTACTGCACTGCTGACCACAACGTCAGCCCAAACATCTTTGCTTGGGTCTATCGGGAGATCAACGATGACTTGTCCTACCAGATGGACTGCCATGCTGTAGAGTGTGAGAGCAAGCTGGAGGCCAAGAAGCTGGCCCATGCCATGATGGAGGCCTTTAAGAAGACTTTTCATAGCATGAAAAGTGATGGCCGGATCCACAGGAACAGCTCGTCAGAGGAAGTGTCTCATGAATTTGAATCTGATGATGGCTGACTGAAATAATTCACGGttcagcaaaggcagaaatggcCTAGGGAATGCGAGCTGATAGATGAATAAGCAACAATTGAAATTGGGGAATGAAAGGACTGCCAAACACTTGTCTGACCagctttttaaatcaaaagagCAATTCAGTACCTACAGATATGCATCATTAAAGTAATTACGTTACATTGAAATCTGCTGCTgttgtaaaagtgagaaaaaagcTCCCTCCCCCATCTCTCTCACCCACCCATCACTGTCCCTTTCTCATCTCTGTAGTTCAGGTGCATACCATGAAGTAGAGTCATTCCTGTTTGTCTTATAAGACTTGTCAGGCAATTTTATTAGTTGCTCCTCTGGCATTCCTAGCTGGTGGCTGATGCTGATGCACAAGAGCAAGTAGACCTGGAAAGCCCTAATGATTCCCGAAGAATCTTTCTCCATGATGCATCACAAAAATCCTTTGACCGTACATAGGCTAAGACAGCCATACATAGCCTTTTAGACTAATGGCCTGGCATTCTGCAGTTAATTCACATTTCAcagataaaaaatgaaagaagatgcTTGTATGTACACATTATATCATATGCTatcctttattttattcattgtACCTATTTTCTTAATACACCTGCTGCCACGTCTTTCACCCAACACCAGTAGTTGCAGTTTCAGACTATATACTGCAGGATACCAAAAAGGGGTGGGCAAAAATACTCCGCGATGGCTAGGGGTACAGCGAGCCAGCACCTCTATCTGTGCATTTTCCAACCCTGATGTGCTCCGCAGGAGGGGGCCCACTGGTGAGAGTTGAGGGACACTTGGGTCTGTCAGTGTTTGAACTGTGACTTCTCATCAACCTCAGGTCTGAAGTGATGTGAGCATGGTAGCCTCAACTCCGTGTTACCGGTCTTTGCATTGCTGGTCGAGTGGTCCTGGTGGGATGGAGCTGGTAGTGCCTCATCGCACAGCCAGGGCTGTGTTACTGTAAAGATCAAAGGAAACGGTCCCTTAGGGGTCAGGTTTGAACATCTGTTCTGGCTGAGAAGCTCATGTTAAGATTCCCATATCTTTCCTTGTCCACAGATATACAGAGTCATGCCTTTCTTAAATGCAGATGTTTAATAAAactcaaataaaaggaaaaacttgTTTCACTTGATATTTTTTAAGGCCAAGAGCAGATCAATAGTTTGTAAGTAATGCTGCTCCTTTATACAATTTTGTTCGTGATTATGGTAACGTTAGGGGCACTAGGGCACCTTACAGAAGCCTTAAAAGAAAGCTAATCGAAGCAGATAGCTCTATGTCTGTGTTTTGTGGGTCTCTATGTTTGTATGTGAGAGTGTATGTGTGAGTCCAGTGTTAAAGCATGTAGATTGAGCATGGAGACATATTGAGGAGGGCCCACACCTCTTGAAAATACGCTTGTTGCTTTACAATGTATGTAAACTATTCTCCAGCATAAATGCATTcatactttaataaaaaaaatgttttgagttaAAGCTTGGGAGTTTTAAGCTGTCTTTCCAATGCAaactctgtggttttgttttatgtgtGTGGGTTCTGTGTTCATTTTGTTTAGTggaatgaaaatgttaatttatttccatttagtATTACATCAGTCTCCATGAGAATtacctttaatattttaaaattattttcttttaaatatttaggtaAATTAttgctgtgaggtttttttttttttaaactttgctgtgTGTGGACGTGATTTATAATTTCTGCTTTGCAGGAGGTGGCAGAGAtacccacacacacacgcagaccTGGCCAGTTGAAATGAGTTCTGCTGAGTGGGAGCAGTATCTTGCCCTGCTTACAGAAATCACAGAGTGGCTCAGGTGTGGCATTAGATGGTGGGATGGGGAATAAAACACCAGGCTGGCAGCTTCCAGAACTGTTTCTCTCTGAATCTTTGGATGATCCAGTGTTTCCAAATATGGCTccaaaaatgatttatttttttcttccacaatgcTCATTTGGAAGTGGAGGGTCATGTATGGACTATAtgctggtcagaaaaaaaaaaaaaaaaaaaaaaaaatctgagtccTGCCATGTACGTATCTGTCTTTTTGACCAAAGGCAAAACTAGGCAAAACTTCCAGCTTCtgacaaattgttttcttttgctcagaGCTGTAAGCATGCGTTAGTTACTTTACTTGTTTGGATGCTCTGCCACCAAAGCTGCTGTGAATCAGCGTGTGAAATCCCCAGTTTCATCCTCTCAGCCAGATGTCCCTGCTGACAACAGAGAGGTTTGACTGCGAGTCCCAGCTCTTAACTGAGGGCTGCTCGAGtgtgggagggggagaaggaagataCCAGCCCTCCTCCCACGCAGGAGCTGaggtccctcctgcctgccctacAGGGGACTACAGTGGATGATTTGGGTTTGGGATTTACGCTTCTGGAGCAAATACTTAGAAGTGTGGCGTGTGTTCTTGCCGTGGGGGTGGGTGTGATCCTTCTGGCTGACACGCCTGCCCTTCTCACCAAGCAGTCCAGGCCAGAGCACAACTGGACAGAAATATTgccatcattttatttttaatcatgatCTTTCCTCTAACATGCTGGTATCTGCTGAAAAGATCCTATCTCACTAAATCACCTGCAGCTGTGGGTTATGCAAAGAATACCtttgttcgggtttttttctttttttttttttttttctttttttttaaggacagtcTGAATTTCTGCAAACAGTGCTGGCTTTATTTGGGAGCAACACACAGAAACCATAGACAGAAATGCCAAGGGTTGCTCCAATACGCTTTTACTCTACAGCCTGAAATGGTGTCTTGCTGCTCCCCTTGTCACATCTGTGACTGGCAGCATCTGTCAGCAAGAGCCCTGGGCTACGGCGTTACTCCCCGCACCGTAGCCCACAGCAACGTGGTGTTACCCAGAACAGGAATAATCTGGGAGTGTGATTTTAAGCTGTTTTGTCTGCAGATCATTGTCTACGGTGATGCTCCATGACAGGGCATGGCATCGTGCGTTGACGTTAGCAGCACCACGGTGCGCTCGCTCAGTGATGGGGCTGCAGGTTACTCGGCTGTGGTCTTGGACTGTCATATTTCATGGCTTGGTGTCAGAGAAATTGATACTTTGGGGAACACAGGGCTTGCCTGTTTGCTAGTTGCCTATGTGCATTTGGAAATCTGTTCCTAGGTGCTGATTAGGACCCTGAAGGGACAGTTACGTGAGGTGGCTGCCATGTGTGCAGCCCTTGCTGACCTTGCACTGATTTACAGTGGGTTGAGGAGTTCTTGCAAAGGTATTTGATATTGTGGCATCTGCAATAATTCCTCAGTATTTGGAGGCTGTGGGTTACATGAGAATTTTGAacgataaaaataaaatacaaaggagaaaattCTAGTCCTTGTGATTAGAAAATCAGACCTTTTGAAACATGAACGAGCTATTTTCTAAGGGTTCAAACATGCAAGGGAATATGGGGGAATGTGAACTCCAGTTTGTCTTAGAAAACATGAGATTTGAAAAATAATCAGTATCATGAGTTTGGATCCTTAGATAATTTGGAATTCAGGCCAAATCCCTCTGCATTATCAATACCAAATGTGTGATGCCATTTGCATGCAGGAGAAAAGCTTTTACTCCTAAATTGCGAGCATATCAGTTATCACTGAATATCAGTTGCCAATAGATACCGGAATGAAACATCAAGTTAAACTTTTCCTTCAATTAatctgttggaaaagaaaaatcataaagttTCCATCAGAAGTCACTTCCAGTTGGCGGAAGACTTTCCTTTTCAACTACAAAGAGCACAGTTTTGGATCTCACTGCATCCCGCTGTGGGTTGACGAGTTCCTTCAGCGTCAGCCAGGAAAACACGTAAGggatttctttccctcttctgtttGTAGGGGAGAGTAGAAAAGCGTCGAGTATCTAACTGTGTTATTAGAACTGCAGAAAAAGTAGAGAGCGTATTTAGGGCAGTACACCTCAACATCCATATGCAACATCACCGGTGTTTTGTCAAGGtgattttcataattttctaactaccttaagaagaaaagaaagtaagtgTTATTCTATATAGGCTAAGTTTGTTCCGTTTTCAAGCTCTGAAGTCTAAATGTCTTCTGTTCGTACCAAGTCTTCTGTGAGTGAATGATTGTAGCTCAGGAGCAGTTGTGCTATGGAGAGAGCAACACACCGCACTCGTGAGCACAGGTTGCTTGAGAATTGCTTAGATGTGTATGGGGCTTTTTGcctgtggggaaggagaaaagcagagagtaatttctttcatgttttaaacTCAGATGCCCCTAAGAACagcttaatgttttgttttgttttaaaaaacccatccaaaacacaaccaaacaaaaaaactcctcTGCAGCTGGTTCCACTCCCCAACTTTCCAGTAGTGAGTGGCttcatttttacatgaaaaagcagTCGGACGTTGCCAAtgaattgcatttaattttcctaaaaaCCTGCAAATAAATGGCATGTGATTAAGAAGCCTTTGATACAGAGGCAACCCCATATCAGTCTCTTACAAAACTTTACATATATATGTTATTCTTGGAAGCTTTGAGACTTCAATATCCATGTATTCACACTGAATTTTATTTGAATTGTAAGgttctctgtgtgtctgtatacacatatgtatgcatatatatacatacacatgta contains:
- the PID1 gene encoding PTB-containing, cubilin and LRP1-interacting protein isoform X1, coding for MWQPATERLQHFQTMLKTKLNVLTLRKEPLPTVIFHEPEAIELCTTTPLMKTRTHAGCKVTYLGKVSTTGMQFLSGCTEKPVIELWKKHTLAREDVYPANALLEIRPFQVWLHHLDLKGEATVHMDTFQVARIAYCTADHNVSPNIFAWVYREINDDLSYQMDCHAVECESKLEAKKLAHAMMEAFKKTFHSMKSDGRIHRNSSSEEVSHEFESDDG
- the PID1 gene encoding PTB-containing, cubilin and LRP1-interacting protein isoform X2; protein product: MWQPATERLQVTYLGKVSTTGMQFLSGCTEKPVIELWKKHTLAREDVYPANALLEIRPFQVWLHHLDLKGEATVHMDTFQVARIAYCTADHNVSPNIFAWVYREINDDLSYQMDCHAVECESKLEAKKLAHAMMEAFKKTFHSMKSDGRIHRNSSSEEVSHEFESDDG